In Quercus robur chromosome 11, dhQueRobu3.1, whole genome shotgun sequence, the sequence tgaagatgaagaagatacCTGGCTTTAAACGAAGAAGGCCTAAGGATGAAAGAAGACTTTTAGATGAGGCCCTAGACAACAAATGTCAGAGGAGAAAATATTGGAAATGTGAAAGGGTAGGAGAgaaattccactatttataggcAACGAAGCATGGCATAGGAAGCAACGTGGACCAACCAGAAATTGACACATGGCATGTCCCTCAAAAAACAAATCGACATGAAGGGTTGGTCAATAAGATTGTGACACATGGCGTAATCTGAGACAACAAAATTCAACTAAAACAAGGACACCATATGGCACATCAATTGACCATTGAAACATTGACACGTGTCAAAAGTAAACAGTGAATCAAAGTTCTGCTACAGTGGCCATGACAACCTTTGGACAAGGGGGCAATTGATGGTGAACCAAAAAATTGGACCATTTCCAGTTCATCCATCAtgtcgtccaagaccagaaaGGTCGTCCATCACCAGAAAGGTCGTCCATCTAATATATTAAATGTTCAGAATTGCAATAGAGATTTAACCTGCCTTCGAAGAAGGTAGTCCAAGTGCAAGAAGGTCGTCCAGCATGGAATCACTTGGACGACCGCccaacacttagaaattttcaGAGTAAATCTCTATCCAAAAGCTTATAATTTTGACCATGTTCTACTATTCTGAAGTGGGAGTGAAATCCTTATTTATCGCTCTAACTTCCTACTAAGTTCTTAACTTCCAATAGCAGTTGTAGAAGTTAAGTTTGAACCTTCTAACTTCCACCCACGTTGGGGgagttactaaacaagtaaccactCCAAAACTCACTATAAAAGGACTCAGCCATATCAAATTAAGGTAAGTTTCACCATTTATTGAGTTGGAATTCCTGAGTTCGAGAGagaaaactaacttaagcatcgaaGGGTTCTTGGTCGGTTCACTCCGACACCTTCGATCttgtgcttctttctttttaggccTTCCAAGCAACCTCAAGCCCATTGAAGCCCGGAGCATGCAACCTATTGATTTTTTGTGTATCATCAACTttataataaaacaaatcaaaatatgatttatttatatgtataaacTATAATACATCATTGGTTTTGTTAGTACTTTTTTacctaaaaatattatttattgttcatGTAAATGACTTTAATTTGTGATAGACCTTAACTCTCTCGCATTACCCACTTATCAGTTATCCCCTCGTGGCTCCATTCTCTCTTTTTGCCTAAGATAAGTGGCAAGGGAGATTCGAACCGATATTTTCCTATATGAGAGAACTAAGTGATACTAGTAATCTACAAAACTCTTGATCAATATTctcaataaattatttcatttaaagAGGGGAGGAGAAAATATTATCCACTTATCATTGAAATTGTATCTTATGTAATAAATACATATAACATCATTCTTATACAAATGTGAATCTCACATACATGACAAAAAAGTTTTACCTCCAAATTGCTTTATTAGGAAATTCTTCAAACCCATTACGTGGTGATTAATAAAAACATCCATGTGTACTTGTAGTCTCATGACCTATTAGTAAGTCATGACATTTGTTTAAATAACACCCTTTGATGGTTTTATGAATCGCCAAGTAATAGGTTGGAGGTGATTtttccaaactagtttgaaggaaaattttgtCCCATATTAAAAGAATGTGTATCTAGTcaatataaaattggtaaaaatttagaaatgatGTGTTTTAAGATTTTAACGAAATGTGATTAGACTATTAAGGTAAAACCCACCCTCACACCCCACACATGAGCACATTGTATAAAAATCTATCAATTTTCCTAAAGGTCATAACCATTTCAAGATTATAGAAGTAGcaagttgtgattggttgaCAATAAGTGTAATACAACTTTCATGGAGTCACAATTATTAACGTTTTTAACAATTTGTCAAAAATACATCTAGTTAGAACATCAATGATTGGACCAAACAGTAAAGCTATAGGCACTAGGCACTAGGCATCATATTTTTCATAGTTGTCGAGTtggcaagttgttattgattcttaTATGGCTCACTATTGACATCATTGATCACTTTAATACCTACCATTATCAACTTGCAACGTCAGCAATTATGATATTATGGTGACTCTTGAGTTATTGCTGGACAAAAACATTATGTTTTGAGAAATTTGGAACAACATTGCTAAGGgtataaccttttttttacaACTAACTAATTAAATTGTGGGCTCTAGTTAACTCGTTTGATAAAGTCTTTTTCCTTCGAATGAGTAACCTGGCCTAATGATAATGAACAATAATAATAGAGCAAATGTTACTTGTTTCAAATCCTAACCTAATTATAGTAACAAATAACAACCATTATTGAATCCTGATAATTAATGTCTTCTAGGTTTAAAGTTGGCATAAAGTAACTTGCCAAGAAtacaaaaaatggaaatgaaatcACAATTCGTCTTCTTCTATTTAGTTAATATTGGAGTAAAACCTAGTGGCCGGCAACCCCGACGCTACTATCTTTGGGTGTGTttgaagatgagagagagagaaagagaagaataaGGATTCCGTTGTTTTTGTGAAACATGTAAGCCTTTTCttaaaaattgagttataatCCCAAACACACAATTTTGAAAACGCAGTGTCAAACATACTTCTTTGCATTGCATGTTCTTTGAAAACTACTTTTAAAtccatttatttgaaaaaaaatttcacattatttaaaaaaaaaaaaaacacaaatgcTCTGACCATATGGGCCCTTAAGTTAGCCAAATTAAtaagatgttaaaacttttacttctccataaaataaaattaaaaaaaaaaaactaactagaCTTGTTGTCTAAAGAAAACGTTGTCGTTTAAAATTGTTTGTAGACTACCTaggcgaaaaaaaaaaaacataccaTAACCCACCCAACCGGTTCCATACCATCCTCAacatcttctctttctttctctctctttcactgtTTGTTTATTCAGAAAATTTTCGTGCAACGCATGTCCTCTCAGATAGTCCATGTCGATTTTCCAATCTCAGtgagttttcttcttcttcttcatctcattgttttctctttctctatgaATTTTCAAGtctttatatatctatatatccaTGCGTCTAGCACTTTAGGTttgtactctctctctttctctctctctctctctctgtttcttaaatcgaaaattttgtcttttttctcaaaacccTAACGTATACTTAATTTTCTGCTTTGTACACTCctatttttgttttagatcGTTGTATTTCgactcattttctttttctttttttgtttgaagaAACTTGTGAAATTTACTTAGTTTTAATGGTGTTTGAATTGGTCAAATTAGGTTTCTTTTGAACTGGGATTGAAGTATTggacaaaaaaataacataGGATTTTGGatccttttagtttaaaaactctattcaagtgtttttgtttgattttttttttttttttacaattttagcTGCTCAGAATGTTAGACTGTTTTTTGTATGATTttgattgatttgtttttgtgtgagtatTGGTGAAGTGATGAATATAAGAATGAAGTGTTGGAACTTAGTCAAAGCCGAGTTTGGGGGGGAAAAATAAGTTGattatagaaaaatttgatTTGTACAGGACTTGAACCTGTGACCAAAACCGAAAGATGTATTTTTCTCGTGCTTGGTGTAGGTGAGATTCTTGTTGTAAATGAAGCCAATGCtactataagttttggaaacGTTAATGTGTAGATGATATTCGAAAGGGTTTTTATTAATGTGCTAATAATGAATATATATGCAGAGATTGGTATCGATGAAGGTTTCATTGTGTCAAGTTGTTCTTGTAATGTTAAGGGTTTTGGTGCTTGAGAAGTATAATAAGCTGCAAgctcttgcttttcttttttcttttctttttggataatttgatagttaaaacctgcccggggggggggggggggggggtgggggggttgtTGGGGGGGGAGAGGTGATTTGAACCCTGGATGCAGGGGATACACCAGGATGTGGCAACTAGTtaagttacaaggctcttggctctTACTTTTTGGTATCTCTTAACCATCAAGTCTTACAACCTCCGACTGTTACTAAACTTACATTTCATGTACTCTATTTTATCttcattaaatatatttatggATGCTTGTGTTTCTTGAGCATGCACAAACTTGGATATGGGTCTGAttgtttattttgaaatttgatcaAGATGCCTGCCAATGGGAAAGTGATCAAATCTCTACATGTGGTGTCGTAAGTTGGACTTTGGTGTTATGATTTCTATATCTTTCCCTTTTAAGGGGTCGACATGGATGATATGAGACGTTCCCCTAAGATATAGAGAGATAAAGGCTTTTGTTTGAGTAATTTCCTCTTTCATATCCTTTTGGATAATAGTCCATGTTAATTTGTGGCAGATTTTCCTTTGAAATCTTATTGTTGAGTCTTCTGAATGTGCATGATTATTCAGAATGGCTATTCTGTTTGGTTCTATCAGAGATTAAGTTATCATCTTTCTCACGTCCCACTAAAGCTTTGGTTGCGATTGGCTTCactaaatgaaaatttgaattggAACTAAGCTAGTGGCcacctttgtttttgtttaattgcCTCTAAATATTACTAGAGAATGAATAGTATGTAGAGATAATGGTTGTGAGAGTGAGATCATATATACAAATCTAGATTATTATAGAATTCATAGAGGTGAAATTTTAGGGTATTCATAATGAATCTGGAATTGCACATAACTGTTCTTATGACGATGATGGTTGTAGGGGAGAAATGGTAAAGAAATGAAGAGGCCTAAGTGTTAGGGGTTTTAATCTTTAATGCCTGTGCTTCAGGATGCTTACGCGGTTATGCTGCAAAAGATTTCATGGGCTTGGAGTATAAggtttgatttttctatttGGAAGTTTAAATGATGTTGTGTGACATCAGGGAACCTTTCAGAACTTGTGAGTTGGTGAATGTGATGTGTAGCATTAAAAAGAAGTATATTGTGATATAGAAATGATAACTTTTAGAATCTACTTAAAAATTTGTGATGTTGTTAGCTTCTAGTAAATAATAAGTTtataatagtttattttttggaaggtgcttttttctttcatgGTTAGATTTTGATTGGACTAAATTGATTTATTAATGAAAGCTAGCTAATTAGTTGGATTTGGATGAGTTATGAGTGGGTATGTTTGCATAACACGTAGTCCAAAAAGATAGAAGCAACAATGAAAGAAATGAAACAAAGGACACATAAATTCAATAAGCACCTGGGGACTTTGCCACCTGTTTGTCTTCATGCCCTCTTTGTGAAATAAGCTGCATGATGGCAATATTAATAGAAAAACTCTTAAAACTGTATAAAAATGTTTCGCATATAACTAGAAGTTTGCActttctccaaaattttggttcTTATTTTGCAGAGAGGTGGTGGTGATTGTTGTGACTGGTTACAAAACGGAATTACtgaagaaggtttttttttgtggaaattggatgtttcttatttttttgccaCTCATATGGTTGCACttattaaacttaaaattttctcaTCACAAAATAAGTGGAGGCATCCTTAGCTTTGTTGCTTGCTACCATTTTATGTGAAATTCAGCTTTTGTTTTTCTCATTTGATAACAGACCATGTGTCTACGAGGTGGGAAACTAGTTGAGGCCGATTTCATTTCAATTTGAACTTTGAGGAGCTGCTTGAAACTGACTTCTGCCTTTGTTGCTAATAATCTGGACATAAAATGGATGATGGTCGGCAACACGAAAATGGGAGACATAAACTGGATTATTACAGAGGACCGCACTCTCCGGtaataagaaaataacaaacaaTTATCATTTCCTTGTTagtgtcatttttttctttgcatgcAACAATTCCAGGTAATTTGAATGGAATAGAAATGAAATGTGCAGTGGAATATGATGTCCCAGCATCAAGTAAAAGAACCAAATGCCTTGGTCATGAATAAGAAGATCATGTCCATTATTGCTGAGAGGGATGCTGCAATTCGGGAAAGGAATGCAGCGCTATCAGAAAAGAATGAAGCCTTGGCTGCACGGGATGAGGCACTTCGGCAGCGAGATGAGGCATTTGCTCAGCGGGATACTGCCCTAATGGAACGAGACAATGCCCTTGCAGCCCTTCAAGTCAGAGATAATGGCATTAACTTTCCATTGGGTGGTGGAATTCAGCGAGGATCAAAGCGTATGCATCACCCCTCAAACCATATGGTTAATATGGCCGAAGCTCCTTACAGCACGAAGGATGCACAAATAACTGATGCCTTCCCAATAACCGTGATAGCTTCTGAAGCTGTCAAGTCACATCAGGCTAAGCGAACAAAGGAGAACAAGGCTGTTTCATCTAAGACATCAAAGTCTCCGCGAAAACCAAAGAAAGTAGGTGAGGATTTGAATAGGCAGGCTGCTTCTGATGGTATTAAGTATAGATCTGAGTGGGATAGTCAGGACCTGGGCTTGAACCTAGTTACTTTTGATGAGTCTACCATGCCAGTGCCAGTTTGCACTTGCACTGGAGTCCCCCGACAATGCTACAAATGGGGGAATGGTGGATGGCAGTCATCTTGTTGTACAACCAGGATGTCAATGTATCCACTACCTCAGATGCCAAATAAGCGCCATGCCAGAGTGGGTGGCCGAAAAATGAGTGGAAGTGTCTTTACAAGATTGCTCAGCCGGCTGGCAGCAGAAGGCCATGATCTATCTCTACCATTGGATCTCAAGGACTACTGGGCCAGACATGGAACAAATCGCTACATCACCATCAAGTAGCTTAGGAACCAATATTTGGGATGGAGTACGTGTTCCTTTTTGGCCTCTCTATCATATCTTAAATTTGGCTGATATCTTCATTAGCAAATATTGCTGAACTGAATGATGACAAAGATTAAGCATTGGTAGAAGGTGTTTCCATGACCCTTTTGTTGATATATTGTAATTAGACTCGAGTTCTACTTCTATCCCAATAGAGATGAGTTATTTGTTAGGAACCGGAGTTTGTACCTGTTGTAGTTCTAGGTGGTCAGGCTAAAAGGGCTTGCTTTTGCAGAATTACCAATATTCCACGTGTGTGGATTTGGGTGTCTGTAGGCCAACCGATGTTCTTCTCGCCAAAATTCATCTCTTCCCTTTCCAGAGAGCTGTCTTTTCTGCAAAAagaccccccaaaaaaagggagGAAATAAATAGAACTGAAGATTGGCCCATCAATTTAAGAATCGTTGtaggtggtttttttttgggtgtgtgtgtgtgatgtgCATGAAGGCATTGGTATGCCTCTGTGTGCCATAACCAATCATTATTCATGCTAACGAGATTTGTTACTGACACTTGAGTCACTAACAAAGTTTCAATTTTGCAGGTGGCCTTGGCCCAAAATTAGAGCTATCAAATGAGCAATTCAAAGTGTCTCGTACAGCCTAAAACAAAGGAATTACAACTAAAATGCGACTCCATCTCCTTTCAGATTCTAgccatttcaatttttaaaaaatattttctattatcaaaatctttcaaatttcaactttcaaaatttatcatcaacctcactttctttttttcccctactGTACACCTGCATTTTTAGGCATTAcaacatatattttcattttcctgCATTTGCATGCAAGTCAATATGACCCAAGAAGAGGCTCAAACGAAACCAGCATGGTGGGTTTCCAATATCAAATCTTTCTTCCACTTACCCAACCCAAGAATCCTAACCCTCTTCATCATTGGCAGCACTGCCACCACCTTATTAGGCATTGCCATGATAGTTGAATGGGTTTTACATGGCCAATACCACCCAGGATACTTCTGGATTCTCTACTATGCTCCATCTTTGATTGCACTCCCCGTCCTTGTATGGATTATATGCATCATCTTTGCCATTTTCTACACCAATGATCAAAGTCTGCATACATTACAAATATCTGATCTCTCAAAGAAGCAATCACAGACTGAGGTCCTGGAGCAAGTCCAGGCATTGCAAGATCAGCAAGCTGTGGAGGAAAATGGAATTGATGATTATGATCAGAGTCAGACCTCATGCTTGATCAAAAAGCCTCCAAGTTTGGGATCAACTTCTCGGGCAAGAAATGATATAGATCATAAGTTGGCTTTGAAAAGGACAAATTCTGTGCAATTGTATCACACTCACACTGATTACAGAGACATTAGGCGTACGTTTAGTTTTCAAcaatgacaaaattattttagttgctTGATGAAGTTTATGTAGTTCTCTCTTATCTCTTGTGGTTTAATGTTCTAGTTTGATATAGGATGACTGAACTGGAGGAAAAAAGAGCCATACACTTCAATTCCTCCTATTTTGTTTTTACTGCTCTTGATTATGTTTTATGGAACACAATGGGCATGAATGGTTTGGATAAGTATAACtgtgtaaaatttatatgaTTCCTCACTACTTAGCACTCAAAATGAGGTTAGCACTACTGCTAAAATGTGGACATTTTCCATGGCATCTC encodes:
- the LOC126705597 gene encoding protein BASIC PENTACYSTEINE4-like isoform X1 yields the protein MDDGRQHENGRHKLDYYRGPHSPWNMMSQHQVKEPNALVMNKKIMSIIAERDAAIRERNAALSEKNEALAARDEALRQRDEAFAQRDTALMERDNALAALQVRDNGINFPLGGGIQRGSKRMHHPSNHMVNMAEAPYSTKDAQITDAFPITVIASEAVKSHQAKRTKENKAVSSKTSKSPRKPKKVGEDLNRQAASDGIKYRSEWDSQDLGLNLVTFDESTMPVPVCTCTGVPRQCYKWGNGGWQSSCCTTRMSMYPLPQMPNKRHARVGGRKMSGSVFTRLLSRLAAEGHDLSLPLDLKDYWARHGTNRYITIK
- the LOC126705597 gene encoding protein BASIC PENTACYSTEINE4-like isoform X2, whose protein sequence is MMSQHQVKEPNALVMNKKIMSIIAERDAAIRERNAALSEKNEALAARDEALRQRDEAFAQRDTALMERDNALAALQVRDNGINFPLGGGIQRGSKRMHHPSNHMVNMAEAPYSTKDAQITDAFPITVIASEAVKSHQAKRTKENKAVSSKTSKSPRKPKKVGEDLNRQAASDGIKYRSEWDSQDLGLNLVTFDESTMPVPVCTCTGVPRQCYKWGNGGWQSSCCTTRMSMYPLPQMPNKRHARVGGRKMSGSVFTRLLSRLAAEGHDLSLPLDLKDYWARHGTNRYITIK
- the LOC126705598 gene encoding uncharacterized protein LOC126705598 — its product is MQVNMTQEEAQTKPAWWVSNIKSFFHLPNPRILTLFIIGSTATTLLGIAMIVEWVLHGQYHPGYFWILYYAPSLIALPVLVWIICIIFAIFYTNDQSLHTLQISDLSKKQSQTEVLEQVQALQDQQAVEENGIDDYDQSQTSCLIKKPPSLGSTSRARNDIDHKLALKRTNSVQLYHTHTDYRDIRRTFSFQQ